The Streptomyces sp. NBC_01268 genome window below encodes:
- a CDS encoding 2'-5' RNA ligase family protein, which translates to MADDSTSAFQAGQTGLIVRIPEAEPAVRGWRERLDPSARAGVPAHVTVLFPFLDESRIDALVYSALASVLGSHQTFDLRFERCGRLPGVLYLVPEPDTQLRQLTEAIADRWPEAPPYGGRFAEVVPHLTIAQGQEDVVLEEIEADLASRLPFTSQVSSVELIVHDGTKWQERASFALGE; encoded by the coding sequence ATGGCAGATGACAGCACCAGTGCGTTTCAGGCGGGCCAGACGGGGCTCATCGTCCGGATTCCGGAGGCGGAGCCGGCCGTCCGTGGGTGGCGTGAACGGCTCGACCCCTCAGCTCGGGCCGGGGTTCCAGCCCATGTCACCGTGCTTTTCCCGTTCCTCGACGAGAGCCGAATAGATGCGCTCGTCTACTCGGCTCTCGCGAGCGTGCTGGGAAGTCACCAGACCTTTGACCTGCGGTTCGAGAGATGTGGACGGCTCCCGGGAGTGCTGTATCTCGTCCCCGAGCCTGATACGCAGTTGCGGCAGCTCACGGAGGCGATCGCTGATCGTTGGCCTGAGGCTCCGCCGTATGGCGGCCGGTTCGCCGAGGTCGTGCCGCACCTGACCATCGCTCAAGGTCAGGAAGACGTGGTCCTGGAGGAGATCGAGGCTGACCTCGCCAGCAGGCTCCCGTTCACGTCTCAGGTCTCGTCGGTTGAACTCATCGTGCACGACGGCACGAAGTGGCAAGAACGGGCGTCGTTCGCACTCGGAGAATGA
- the istB gene encoding IS21-like element helper ATPase IstB produces MTLPRQRGLTEQAATTAIDTACRLLRLPSIRNEFADIADRALKDQMTYRGFLAELLMAECDDQSRRRSERRIKAAGFPRDKSLRTFDFDANPNIDAATIHTLASCEWIKKSQPLCLIGDSGTGKSHMLIALGTEAAMAGYRVKYVLATKLVNELVEAADEKQLSKTIARYGRVDLLCIDELGYMELDRRGAELLFQVLTEREEKNSVAIASNESFGGWTKTFTDPRLCAAIVDRLTFNGTIIETGTDSYRLASTRARAEHAEAG; encoded by the coding sequence GTGACCCTGCCCCGCCAGCGAGGACTGACCGAGCAGGCCGCCACCACGGCCATCGACACCGCCTGCCGCCTGCTACGGCTCCCCTCGATCAGAAACGAGTTTGCCGACATCGCCGACCGGGCGCTGAAGGACCAGATGACCTACCGCGGCTTCCTCGCCGAACTGCTGATGGCCGAGTGCGACGACCAGTCCCGGCGCCGTTCGGAACGGCGGATCAAGGCAGCCGGCTTCCCCCGGGACAAGTCCCTGCGGACTTTCGACTTCGACGCGAACCCGAACATCGACGCCGCCACCATCCACACCCTCGCCAGCTGCGAATGGATCAAGAAGAGCCAGCCCCTCTGCCTGATCGGCGACTCCGGAACCGGCAAGTCGCACATGCTGATCGCCCTGGGAACCGAGGCGGCCATGGCCGGCTACCGGGTCAAGTACGTGCTCGCGACGAAGCTGGTCAACGAGCTCGTCGAGGCCGCCGACGAGAAGCAACTCTCCAAGACGATCGCCCGCTACGGCCGGGTCGATCTTTTGTGCATCGATGAACTCGGCTACATGGAACTCGACCGCCGCGGCGCCGAACTCCTCTTCCAGGTCCTGACCGAACGCGAGGAAAAGAACAGCGTCGCCATCGCCTCCAACGAGTCGTTCGGCGGCTGGACCAAGACGTTCACCGACCCTCGCCTCTGCGCGGCCATCGTCGACCGCCTCACCTTCAACGGCACCATCATCGAGACCGGCACCGACTCCTACCGCCTCGCCAGCACCCGAGCCCGCGCCGAGCACGCTGAAGCCGGCTGA
- a CDS encoding Mu transposase domain-containing protein — protein MPLPEESFETGRLFTPRVDRYSQIAVRTNRYSVPVRLIGKRVRVVLHASHLVVYDRNVEGARHERLIAKDGCRLDLDHYLEALIRKPGAFPGATALEQARSAGKFTPVHDAWWAAAVKAHGDTAGTRALIEVLLLARHLPHEHLVAGLAMALRAGALTADTVALEARKIAQAEDEPDGTPGAATVTFLHEWRLAHFPPDTRPLPSVTHYDQLLRRRRASAGEQREGETQ, from the coding sequence ATGCCGCTGCCGGAAGAGTCCTTTGAGACGGGCCGGCTCTTCACTCCGAGGGTCGACCGCTACAGCCAGATCGCGGTCCGCACGAACCGCTACTCGGTGCCGGTCCGGCTGATCGGCAAACGGGTCCGTGTCGTGCTGCACGCCTCTCACCTGGTGGTTTACGACCGGAACGTGGAAGGGGCCCGACACGAGCGGCTGATCGCTAAGGACGGCTGCCGCCTGGATCTGGACCACTACCTGGAGGCCCTGATCCGCAAGCCAGGTGCCTTCCCCGGCGCCACCGCGCTCGAACAGGCCCGCTCGGCGGGCAAGTTCACCCCGGTCCATGACGCCTGGTGGGCCGCGGCGGTCAAGGCCCACGGAGACACAGCCGGGACGAGAGCGCTGATCGAGGTGCTGCTGCTGGCCCGCCACCTCCCGCACGAGCACCTGGTCGCCGGACTCGCGATGGCCTTGCGGGCAGGAGCCCTGACCGCGGACACGGTCGCACTGGAAGCCCGCAAAATCGCCCAGGCCGAGGACGAGCCGGACGGAACCCCGGGCGCGGCCACCGTGACGTTTCTGCACGAGTGGCGGCTCGCGCATTTTCCCCCGGACACCAGGCCGCTGCCCTCGGTGACCCACTACGACCAACTGCTCCGACGCCGTCGCGCCAGCGCCGGTGAACAACGCGAGGGAGAAACACAGTGA